From Arachis stenosperma cultivar V10309 chromosome 2, arast.V10309.gnm1.PFL2, whole genome shotgun sequence, one genomic window encodes:
- the LOC130961542 gene encoding WD repeat-containing protein WDS homolog, with amino-acid sequence MEDTCEVLGSEGLIKKHEFVRIIVQCLYSLGYAKSASFLELESGVSYKSEEFRLLESHVINGNWDDCISFLNSLRDLLGETRDSAVFLVLRQCLMEYLKHGEDNLALDVLRKRVSALHVDRYKIHGLANSMLSLKDVGVDGDVVHDSRKDLLKDLEKLLPPPIAVPERRLEHLVETTITAWVDSCLYHSSLGPVSLYEDHCCGRDQIPTTTTQILTGHRNEVWFVQFSNNGEHLASSSNDCTAIIWKVLEDGKLTLKHTLCGHHHAVSFVVWSPDDTKLLTCGNTEVLKLWDVETGTCMQTFGNQGFVVSSCAWFPNSKQLVCGSSDPEKGICMWDCEGNEIKAWRGMRMPKVVDIAVTPDGEYLISIFLDKEIRILHLGTNVERVISEEHPITSLSVSSDSKFFIVNLNSQEIHMWDVAGQWDKPLTYTGHKQRKYVIRSCFGGLNGKFIASGSENSQVYIWNTQNSKPIEVLSGHSLTVNCVSWNPKRPQMLASASDDHTVRIWGPQLMGEKKRCNLK; translated from the exons ATGGAGGATACTTGTGAGGTGCTTGGCTCTGAAGGGTTGATTAAGAAGCACGAGTTTGTGAGGATCATAGTTCAGTGTCTATATTCATTAGGGTATGCTAAGTCTGCATCCTTTCTAGAATTGGAATCCGGTGTTTCCTACAAGTCTGAGGAGTTTCGGTTGCTCGAATCACATGTGataaatgggaattgggatgATTGCATTAGCTTTCTTAATTCCTTGAGGGATTTGTTGGGTGAAACTAGAGATTCTGCTGTGTTTCTTGTCCTTAGACAGTGTCTGATGGAATATCTGAAGCATGGTGAGGATAATCTAGCGTTGGATGTGTTGAGGAAACGTGTTTCAGCACTGCATGTGGACAGGTACAAGATTCATGGTTTGGCTAATAGTATGCTTTCCTTGAAGGATGTTGGGGTAGATGGTGATGTAGTTCATGATTCACGGAAGGATTTGTTAAAGGATTTGGAGAAATTGCTTCCTCCACCAATTGCAGTACCTGAAAGGAGGTTGGAGCATTTGGTTGAGACTACTATTACAGCTTGGGTTGATTCATGTTTGTATCACTCTTCATTGGGTCCAGTCTCACTCTATGAGGATCATTGTTGTGGCAGGGATCAAATTCCGACGACAACCACACAG ATATTGACTGGACACCGAAATGAAGTTTGGTTTGTTCAGTTTTCTAATAATGGAGAACATCTAGCCTCTTCATCCAATGATTGTACAGCTATAATATGGAAG GTGCTTGAAGATGGAAAATTGACATTGAAACATACACTTTGCGGTCACCACCATGCTGTGTCTTTTGTGGTGTGGAGTCCTGATGACACCAAATTGCTAACATGTGGGAACACAGAAGTTTTAAAACTGTGGGATGTTGAAACAGGTACATGCATGCAAACATTTGGAAATCAAGGCTTTGTTGTCAGCTCATGTGCCTGGTTTCCCAATTCAAAGCAGCTTGTGTGTGGCAGTTCTGACCCGGAGAAGGGAATCTGCATGTGGGATTGTGAAGGAAACGAGATTAAAGCATGGAGAGGAATGAGGATGCCCAAAGTTGTAGACATTGCTGTTACTCCAGATGGTGAGTATCTCATCAGCATATTCCTGGATAAAGAAATTCGGATTTTGCACCTTGGAACCAATGTGGAACGGGTTATTTCAGAGGAGCACCCCATCACATCCCTATCAGTTTCCAGTGATAGCAAATTCTTCATTGTCAATCTGAACAGCCAGGAGATTCATATGTGGGACGTGGCTGGACAATGGGATAAGCCATTGACGTACACAGGCCACAAGCAACGCAAATATGTGATAAGGTCATGTTTTGGCGGATTGAATGGCAAATTCATTGCCAGTGGAAGTGAGAATTCTCAG GTATACATTTGGAACACGCAGAACTCCAAGCCAATCGAGGTTTTATCTGGGCACTCCTTGACAGTGAATTGTGTCAGTTGGAACCCCAAAAGGCCCCAAATGTTGGCGTCTGCAAGTGATGATCATACAGTTCGGATATGGGGACCCCAGCTTATGGGAGAGAAAAAAAGGTGCAACTTGAAATAG